In the genome of Streptomyces globosus, one region contains:
- a CDS encoding Lrp/AsnC family transcriptional regulator, which produces MQSEVVASRSADSRNRQPSPSVDAVSLAIIEQLQEDGRRPYAAIGKAVGLSEAAVRQRVQKLLDQGVMQIVAVTDPLTVGLRRQAMVGINVEGDVDPVADALAQMAECEYVVMTAGSFDLMVEIVCEDDDHLLETINKKIRALPGVRSTESFVYLKLKKQTYMWGTR; this is translated from the coding sequence GTGCAGAGTGAGGTCGTGGCCAGTCGAAGCGCAGACTCCAGGAACAGGCAGCCGTCCCCTTCGGTCGATGCTGTGTCGCTGGCGATCATCGAGCAACTGCAGGAGGACGGACGCCGTCCCTACGCGGCGATCGGCAAGGCCGTCGGCCTGTCGGAAGCCGCCGTGCGCCAGCGCGTGCAGAAGCTGCTCGACCAGGGCGTCATGCAGATCGTCGCCGTCACCGACCCGCTCACCGTGGGTCTGCGGCGCCAGGCCATGGTCGGCATCAACGTCGAGGGCGACGTCGACCCGGTGGCCGACGCACTGGCCCAGATGGCCGAGTGCGAGTACGTGGTGATGACCGCGGGCTCCTTCGACCTGATGGTGGAAATCGTCTGCGAGGACGACGACCACCTGCTGGAGACGATCAACAAGAAGATCCGCGCGCTCCCCGGCGTGCGATCCACCGAAAGCTTCGTTTACCTGAAGCTGAAGAAGCAGACCTACATGTGGGGAACCCGATAA
- a CDS encoding gamma-aminobutyraldehyde dehydrogenase — protein sequence MTTELRRLRNYIGGEFKDAADGRTTDVVNPATGEVYATAPLSGQADVDAAMAAAAAAFPGWRDTTPSERQKALLKIADAFEARAEELVAAESENTGKPLGLTASEELPPMVDQIRFFAGAARLLEGRSAGEYMDGMTSIIRREPVGVCAQVAPWNYPMMMAVWKFAPAIAAGNTVVLKPSDTTPASTVLMAEIIDSILPKGVFNVVCGDRETGKAMVEHAVPAMASITGSVRAGMQVAESASKDVKRVHLELGGKAPVVVFEDADIAKAVEDIAVAGYFNAGQDCTAATRVLVHESVHDEFVAALAKAAADTKTGAPDDEDVLYGPLNNPNQLAQVAGFIDRLPAHAKVEAGGHRVGEKGYFYAPTVVSGLKQDDEIVQNEVFGPVITVQSFADEAQALEYANGVEYALASSVWTKDHARAMRMSKHLDFGCVWINTHIPLVAEMPHGGFKKSGYGKDLSAYGFEDYTRIKHVMTSLDG from the coding sequence GTGACCACCGAACTGCGTCGTCTGCGCAACTACATCGGCGGGGAGTTCAAGGACGCCGCCGACGGGCGGACCACCGACGTGGTCAACCCGGCCACCGGCGAGGTGTACGCCACCGCCCCGCTGTCCGGCCAGGCCGACGTCGACGCCGCCATGGCCGCCGCCGCGGCCGCCTTCCCGGGCTGGCGCGACACCACGCCCTCCGAGCGGCAGAAGGCCCTCCTCAAGATCGCCGACGCCTTCGAGGCGCGCGCCGAGGAGCTGGTCGCTGCCGAGTCGGAGAACACCGGCAAGCCGCTGGGCCTGACCGCCAGCGAGGAGCTGCCCCCGATGGTGGACCAGATCCGCTTCTTCGCGGGCGCGGCCCGCCTGCTGGAGGGCCGCTCCGCCGGCGAGTACATGGACGGGATGACCTCGATCATCCGCCGCGAGCCGGTCGGCGTCTGCGCCCAGGTCGCCCCGTGGAACTACCCGATGATGATGGCCGTGTGGAAGTTCGCCCCGGCCATCGCCGCGGGCAACACCGTGGTGCTCAAGCCCTCGGACACCACCCCGGCCTCCACCGTCCTGATGGCCGAGATCATCGACTCGATCCTGCCCAAGGGCGTCTTCAACGTCGTCTGCGGCGACCGCGAGACCGGCAAGGCCATGGTCGAGCACGCCGTCCCGGCGATGGCCTCCATCACCGGCTCCGTCCGCGCCGGCATGCAGGTCGCCGAGAGCGCGTCGAAGGACGTCAAGCGCGTCCACCTGGAGCTCGGCGGCAAGGCGCCCGTCGTGGTCTTCGAGGACGCCGACATCGCCAAGGCCGTCGAGGACATCGCCGTCGCCGGCTACTTCAACGCCGGCCAGGACTGCACCGCCGCCACCCGCGTCCTCGTGCACGAGTCCGTCCACGACGAGTTCGTGGCCGCCCTCGCCAAGGCCGCCGCCGACACCAAGACCGGCGCCCCGGACGACGAGGACGTCCTCTACGGCCCCCTGAACAACCCCAACCAGCTGGCGCAGGTCGCGGGCTTCATCGACCGCCTGCCGGCGCACGCCAAGGTGGAGGCCGGCGGCCACCGCGTCGGCGAGAAGGGCTACTTCTACGCCCCGACCGTCGTCTCCGGCCTCAAGCAGGACGACGAGATCGTCCAGAACGAGGTCTTCGGCCCCGTCATCACCGTCCAGTCCTTCGCGGACGAGGCCCAGGCGCTGGAGTACGCGAACGGCGTCGAGTACGCCCTCGCCTCCTCCGTGTGGACCAAGGACCACGCCCGCGCGATGCGCATGTCCAAGCACCTCGACTTCGGCTGCGTGTGGATCAACACCCACATCCCGCTCGTCGCCGAGATGCCGCACGGCGGCTTCAAGAAGTCCGGCTACGGCAAGGACCTCTCCGCGTACGGCTTCGAGGACTACACCCGCATCAAGCACGTGATGACCTCGCTCGACGGCTGA
- a CDS encoding polyamine ABC transporter substrate-binding protein: protein MPAPDPSRRRVTRRAALRGLGAAGLLSALAGCGVPSAYVPEDRRAGADRSARERSLSFANWPMYIDTDAEDGERRPTLEAFTERTGIGVRYTEEINDNDEFFGKVGPALMNRQETGHDLVVVSDWMAARFVRLGWAQAMDRARQPNVAEHLDPQLRSPAFDAGRLHTVPWQSGITGIAYNRRALGREIRSVRDLWHPDLAGRVTLFSGLDESFALLMQGNGVDVTRWTEADFHRMCDQVEELVRRRHIRRFTGNDYTSDLGKGDVLACQAYSGDAVQLQADNPDIAFVVPEEGGELWAESLLVPNLARHKANAEALIDHYYAPEVAAELAAAVAYVCPVPAAREVLAASPDRETAELAENPLVFPDDAMRGRLAVARDVTAAERRTLAGRWNALVGM from the coding sequence ATGCCCGCTCCCGACCCCTCCCGCCGCCGCGTCACGCGCCGCGCGGCGCTGCGCGGCCTCGGCGCCGCCGGCCTCCTCTCGGCCCTCGCCGGCTGCGGCGTGCCCTCCGCGTACGTCCCCGAGGACCGCCGGGCGGGCGCGGACCGCTCCGCGCGCGAGCGGAGCCTCTCCTTCGCCAACTGGCCGATGTACATAGACACCGATGCCGAGGACGGGGAACGCCGGCCCACGCTGGAGGCGTTCACGGAGCGCACCGGCATCGGCGTCCGGTACACCGAGGAGATCAACGACAACGACGAGTTCTTCGGCAAGGTCGGCCCCGCCCTGATGAACCGCCAGGAGACCGGACACGACCTGGTGGTGGTCAGCGACTGGATGGCCGCCCGCTTCGTCCGCCTGGGCTGGGCGCAGGCGATGGACCGCGCCCGCCAGCCGAACGTCGCCGAACACCTCGACCCGCAGCTGCGCTCGCCGGCCTTCGACGCAGGGCGCCTGCACACCGTGCCCTGGCAGTCCGGCATCACCGGGATCGCCTACAACCGCAGGGCCCTCGGCCGGGAGATCCGGTCGGTGCGGGACCTGTGGCACCCGGACCTCGCGGGCCGCGTCACCCTCTTCTCGGGCCTCGACGAGTCGTTCGCGCTGCTGATGCAGGGCAACGGGGTGGACGTCACCCGCTGGACCGAGGCGGACTTCCACCGGATGTGCGACCAGGTCGAGGAGCTGGTGCGCCGCAGGCACATCCGCCGCTTCACCGGCAACGACTACACCTCCGACCTCGGCAAGGGGGACGTGCTGGCCTGCCAGGCCTACTCGGGCGACGCGGTCCAACTGCAGGCCGACAACCCGGACATCGCGTTCGTCGTGCCGGAGGAGGGCGGCGAGCTGTGGGCGGAGAGCCTCCTCGTCCCCAACCTGGCCCGCCACAAGGCCAATGCGGAGGCGCTGATCGACCACTACTACGCCCCGGAGGTGGCGGCGGAGCTGGCGGCTGCCGTCGCCTACGTCTGCCCGGTGCCGGCGGCCCGCGAGGTGCTGGCCGCCTCGCCGGACCGGGAGACGGCGGAACTCGCCGAGAACCCGCTGGTCTTCCCCGACGACGCGATGCGCGGGCGGCTCGCCGTGGCCCGGGACGTCACGGCGGCGGAGCGCCGCACACTGGCCGGCCGCTGGAACGCCCTCGTCGGGATGTGA
- a CDS encoding glycerophosphodiester phosphodiesterase — MRTLTAVAHRGDPHRFPENTLPSIRSAFALGADAVEVDVRLTRDGEAVLLHDETLQRLWGHDVRLDEVTAAQLAELTQGGVPTLRQALAEAGPGRLLLDLPGAAPEAVRRVVGLVGECGARERVYYCAGPNTMLAVRAADRAAEIALTWTTLSPPRRVLIDAVAPAWLNYRFGLVDRGLVEALHRDGLRVSAWTADTKRTMRRLAAAGVDAITTNRIDALAAVRAAAGR; from the coding sequence ATGCGCACCCTGACGGCCGTCGCCCACCGCGGCGATCCCCACCGCTTCCCCGAGAACACGCTCCCGTCGATCCGGTCGGCGTTCGCGCTCGGCGCGGACGCGGTCGAGGTCGACGTACGGCTGACCCGCGACGGGGAGGCGGTCCTCCTCCACGACGAGACGCTGCAGCGGCTGTGGGGACACGACGTGCGGCTCGACGAGGTGACGGCCGCCCAGCTGGCGGAGCTGACGCAGGGCGGGGTGCCGACGCTGCGTCAGGCTCTCGCCGAGGCGGGGCCGGGGCGCCTGCTGCTGGACCTGCCGGGCGCCGCCCCGGAGGCGGTGCGGAGGGTCGTCGGCCTGGTCGGGGAGTGCGGGGCGCGGGAGCGCGTCTACTACTGCGCGGGCCCGAACACGATGCTGGCCGTGCGGGCCGCCGACCGGGCGGCGGAGATCGCGCTGACGTGGACGACGCTGTCGCCGCCGCGCCGGGTGCTGATCGACGCGGTGGCGCCGGCCTGGCTGAACTACCGCTTCGGGCTGGTGGACCGCGGGCTGGTGGAGGCGCTGCACCGGGACGGGCTGCGGGTCTCGGCGTGGACCGCCGACACGAAGCGGACGATGCGCCGGCTGGCTGCGGCGGGCGTGGACGCGATCACCACGAACCGGATCGACGCCCTGGCGGCGGTGCGCGCCGCGGCCGGCCGCTGA
- a CDS encoding adenosine deaminase — protein sequence MPDLTPFIAGLPKAELHVHHVGSASPRIVAELAARHPDSRVPTDPEALADYFTFTDFAHFIEVYLSVVDLVRTPDDVRTLTFEVARDMARQNIRYAELTITPYSSTRRGIEEKAFMEAIEDARRAAEAELGIVLRWCFDIPGEAGLEAAAETARLAVDLRPEGLVSFGLGGPEIGVPRTQFKPYFDAARAAGLHSVPHAGETTGPQTIWDALRDLGAERIGHGTSAVRDPALLAHLAEHRIALEVCPTSNIATRAVEDLDRHPVREMVQAGVLVTVNSDDPPMFGTDLNNEYAVAARLLGLDERGLAALAKNAVEASFLDTAGKARIAQEIDTYTEAWLAR from the coding sequence GTGCCCGACCTGACCCCCTTCATCGCAGGGCTGCCCAAGGCGGAGCTGCACGTGCACCACGTCGGCTCGGCCTCCCCCCGCATCGTCGCCGAACTGGCCGCGCGGCACCCCGACTCCAGGGTGCCGACCGACCCGGAGGCGCTCGCCGACTACTTCACCTTCACCGACTTCGCGCACTTCATCGAGGTCTACCTGTCCGTGGTCGACCTGGTCCGCACGCCCGACGACGTCCGCACGCTGACGTTCGAAGTCGCCCGCGACATGGCCCGGCAGAACATCCGCTACGCGGAACTGACCATCACGCCCTACTCCTCCACGCGCCGCGGCATCGAGGAGAAGGCGTTCATGGAGGCCATCGAGGACGCCCGGCGCGCGGCCGAGGCCGAGTTGGGGATCGTGCTGCGCTGGTGCTTCGACATCCCCGGCGAGGCCGGCCTGGAGGCCGCCGCGGAGACCGCCCGCCTCGCCGTCGACCTGCGCCCGGAGGGGCTGGTCTCCTTCGGCCTCGGCGGGCCCGAGATCGGCGTGCCCCGCACGCAGTTCAAGCCGTACTTCGACGCCGCCCGCGCCGCCGGCCTGCACAGCGTCCCGCACGCCGGCGAGACCACCGGCCCGCAGACCATCTGGGACGCCCTGCGCGACCTCGGCGCCGAGCGGATCGGCCACGGCACGAGCGCCGTTCGGGACCCCGCGCTGCTGGCCCACCTGGCGGAGCACCGCATCGCCCTGGAGGTCTGCCCGACCTCGAACATCGCGACCCGCGCCGTGGAGGACCTGGACCGGCACCCGGTCCGGGAGATGGTGCAGGCGGGCGTGCTCGTCACCGTCAACAGCGACGACCCGCCGATGTTCGGCACGGACCTCAACAACGAGTACGCGGTGGCCGCCCGGCTGCTCGGCCTCGACGAGCGCGGCCTCGCCGCACTCGCGAAGAACGCGGTGGAGGCGTCCTTCCTCGACACCGCGGGCAAGGCTCGGATCGCGCAGGAGATCGACACGTACACCGAGGCGTGGCTCGCACGCTGA
- a CDS encoding DUF4190 domain-containing protein yields MTDKSPDPRDPWALPEGSAADPGRPQGAPGVPGPPSVHDQPTLAGMPGAGVPPAPPAPLPGPYASPAPGPAPVPPAYAYPAPPASGMPGVPGAPGYAYPGPASVPAPPAYAQQPYGPQPFAPQAYPGAGPLGHPLYGAQPRNGFGVAALVLGIVAVVGCALNFIAVGLGVAAIVFGVLGRSRAARGEATNGGMALAGLILGVTGALLGALMLAFAVAGFLQGESGSGTDSPYSDTRMREKV; encoded by the coding sequence ATGACCGACAAGAGCCCTGACCCGAGGGACCCGTGGGCCCTGCCGGAGGGGTCGGCAGCGGATCCGGGGAGGCCGCAGGGCGCCCCCGGGGTGCCCGGCCCGCCGTCCGTCCACGACCAGCCCACGCTCGCCGGGATGCCCGGCGCCGGGGTGCCGCCCGCGCCGCCTGCGCCGCTCCCCGGGCCGTACGCGTCCCCCGCGCCCGGACCGGCCCCCGTACCGCCCGCGTACGCCTATCCCGCCCCGCCGGCGTCCGGCATGCCCGGCGTCCCGGGCGCGCCCGGGTACGCCTACCCGGGGCCGGCGTCCGTGCCCGCGCCCCCGGCGTACGCGCAGCAGCCGTACGGCCCGCAGCCCTTCGCCCCCCAGGCGTACCCCGGCGCCGGACCCCTCGGCCACCCCCTGTACGGCGCCCAGCCGCGCAACGGCTTCGGCGTCGCCGCGCTCGTGCTCGGCATCGTCGCGGTCGTCGGGTGCGCCCTGAACTTCATCGCCGTCGGCCTCGGCGTCGCGGCGATCGTCTTCGGCGTGCTCGGCCGCAGCCGGGCGGCCCGCGGGGAGGCCACCAACGGCGGCATGGCGCTGGCCGGCCTCATCCTCGGCGTCACGGGCGCCCTCCTCGGCGCGCTCATGCTGGCGTTCGCCGTCGCCGGCTTCCTGCAGGGCGAGTCCGGCTCCGGGACCGACAGCCCGTACTCGGACACCCGCATGCGCGAGAAGGTCTGA
- a CDS encoding NADAR family protein: MEKIDKLIEQVSRGDRVKFLPFWGHRPRSDGSLGPSCLSQWWPSPFTVDGVRYETAEHWMMAGKARLFGDAEAGRAVLAAATPAEAKKAGRLVRGFDEAVWERERFGIVVEGSLHKFRSTPELTGYLLSTGRRVLVEASPMDRVWGIGLAADDERALDPARWRGLNLLGFALMEARERLLAGE, from the coding sequence ATGGAGAAGATCGACAAGTTGATCGAGCAGGTCAGCCGAGGTGACCGGGTGAAGTTCCTGCCGTTCTGGGGGCACCGGCCCCGGTCGGACGGCTCGCTCGGCCCGAGCTGCCTGAGCCAGTGGTGGCCGTCTCCGTTCACCGTGGACGGCGTCCGCTACGAGACGGCAGAGCACTGGATGATGGCCGGGAAGGCCCGCCTGTTCGGGGACGCGGAGGCCGGGCGCGCCGTGCTGGCCGCGGCGACGCCGGCGGAGGCGAAGAAGGCGGGGCGGCTTGTCCGCGGCTTCGACGAGGCCGTGTGGGAGCGGGAGCGCTTCGGGATCGTCGTGGAGGGCAGCCTGCACAAGTTCCGCTCCACGCCCGAGCTGACCGGCTACCTGCTCTCGACGGGGCGGCGCGTGCTCGTCGAGGCGAGCCCGATGGACCGCGTCTGGGGCATCGGGCTCGCCGCGGACGACGAGCGGGCTCTGGACCCGGCCCGCTGGCGCGGGCTGAACCTGCTCGGGTTCGCCCTGATGGAGGCCCGCGAGCGGCTCCTCGCCGGGGAGTAG